The following are encoded together in the Astyanax mexicanus isolate ESR-SI-001 chromosome 8, AstMex3_surface, whole genome shotgun sequence genome:
- the LOC111197535 gene encoding zinc finger protein 239-like, whose product MDYEDTVSQTFNTEVTSPDILNKTSSEQILTITHNEKTLYCSECGTSFSRQSGLQRHLIVHTGEKPYRCTDCGKSFTRQSTLQEHQRVHTGEKPYHCSHCAQSFTSLKALKEHQYIHTGVKPYQCSDCGKSFNRQINLKRHQRIHTGEKPYYCSECGKSFRETSSLKIHQRIHTGEKPYQCSDCEKRFSELGSLQKHQRIHTGQKPFHCSKCGSTFTERCQLKIHQRIHTGEKPHQCSECGKSFSRHDHLRIHQRVHTGEKPFNCSKCGKSFTESGSLKIHQRIHTGEKPYHCSDCGKSFSIASSLKTHQRIHTGLKPYYCSECGKIFRESCALKTHQRVHTGERPYQCSECGKSFTQRSSLQTHQRVHTREKP is encoded by the coding sequence ATGGACTATGAAGATACGGTGTCCCAAACCTTCAATACTGAAGTAACATCTCCTGATATTCTCAACAAAACATCTAGCGAACAAATACTGACAATTACACACAATGAAAAAACTCtctactgctcagagtgtggaacaAGTTTCAGTCGACAAAGTGGACTTCAAAGACACCTGatcgttcacactggagaaaaaccctatcgatgcacagactgtgggaagagttttactcgacagagtactctccaagaacaccagcgcgttcacactggagagaaaccgtatcactgctcacacTGTGCACAAAGTTTTACTTCTCTGAAAGCTCTTAAAGAACACCAGTATATTCACACTGGAGTGAAAccatatcagtgctcagactgtgggaagagtttcaatAGACAGATTAATCTTAagagacaccagcgcattcacactggagaaaaaccgtattactgctcagagtgtggaaaaagTTTTAGAGAAACAAGTTCCCttaaaattcaccagcgcattcacaccggagagaaaccgtatcagtgctcagactgtgagaaaaggttttctgaactgggtagtctccaaaaacaccagcgtattcacaccgGACAGAAACCTTTTCATTGTTCAAAATGTGGCAGCACCTTTACTGAACGCTGTCAGCTTAAAATACatcaacgcattcacactggagagaaaccgcatcagtgctcggagtgtggaaagagtttcagTAGGCACGATCATCTCCGaatacaccagcgcgttcacactggagagaaacctttTAATTGCTCcaagtgtgggaagagttttacagAAAGTGGTTccctcaaaatacaccagcgcattcacactggagagaaaccgtatcactgctctgaTTGTGGAAAGAGCTTTTCCATAGCCAGTTCTCTCAagacacaccagcgcattcacactggttTGAAACCTTATtattgctcagagtgtgggaagatcTTTAGAGAGAGTTGTGCCCTCAAAACACATcagcgtgttcacactggagagaggccgtatcagtgctcagagtgcgggaagagctttactcaacgCAGCAGTCTCCAaacacaccagcgcgttcacaccaGAGAGAAACCGTAA